The window GTCTGGCCTTCATCTCAGCCAGCAGGTCCATGCCCATCACGGGGACCCCAATATGGCGGGGAATGAGGGGgttctccctcctctccaggTCCTCCTTATTCTCCACACTCTCCtcattctccttctcctccttctcctcttcctcagcgGGCTCAGCGGCCGTCAGAGACGCCTCCACCTCAGAATCCGTGTGGTCCGGTGATTGAGCCCTGTGGAACTCCTGATGAGGCTCCGCCACAGTGACAGGGCTTTTCGGGGGCGGCGCGGGGAATGTCGGCGTTGTTTCTTCAGTCACTGGGGTGATGGAGGGAGACGGCGAGGTGATGGCGGAGGAAGCAGCGTGAGGTGGAGTGATGGAGGCGGCGCCGTGGCTCTTCTCCGAGCGGGACGTCCGGGACTTAATGAGGTTAAAGAAACCGCTCTTCCTGGAGTCACGTTTCTTATCTGCTCCTTCCTGCGGGCTGGAGGGCGACCCCCTCACCGAGGGGAGTctggaaaaaaattcaaaaaataaattatagtaacagaatcagaaaacacaatacTTTTATTATAAATCTCTATTCTAGTCTATTACTATTCTACGCCGATGACACGCAGCTGTACTTTGCTTTTATTCAAACtgattttataataatataataactttgtttatagcacctttaaaaacagagtttataaagttctttgacaaacaaagcaaaagcagaaacgGGAAACACAGACAGCGATACAACAATGGAAAGATAAAGTTAAGAGAAAGTTAataccagaggacaaataatgcaggACGCATGatgtcagtataaaataatacaaaataatacaacagaaaaaataaaagcaataaaaccacaaataaaaggaagtaatattgataaaacataaattaaagaaaataaaaaataaaaaaaaaaaaaaacttaaaaaatcaatttaaaaaatgacataaaagcaagtctgtaaaaacagagtttGGAGAAgcgatttaaaagaagtcactgattctgcccTTTTGTGAGAttattttaaagagttttttaaaaGGGCA is drawn from Plectropomus leopardus isolate mb unplaced genomic scaffold, YSFRI_Pleo_2.0 unplaced_scaffold18244, whole genome shotgun sequence and contains these coding sequences:
- the LOC121965021 gene encoding F-actin-uncapping protein LRRC16A-like — its product is SSLRLLFFQRRTIDSSAPQDGEQNSIMGKLDEGLDDFFSKKVIKLSFKLPSVRGSPSSPQEGADKKRDSRKSGFFNLIKSRTSRSEKSHGAASITPPHAASSAITSPSPSITPVTEETTPTFPAPPPKSPVTVAEPHQEFHRAQSPDHTDSEVEASLTAAEPAEEEEKEEKENEESVENKEDLERRENPLIPRHIGVPVMGMDLLAEMKARQEKMAVRK